A section of the Humulus lupulus chromosome 2, drHumLupu1.1, whole genome shotgun sequence genome encodes:
- the LOC133818349 gene encoding uncharacterized protein LOC133818349: MGAVRLLNALKKHGEKGKKTLGKGLMFVDATINDKPNKSVMIDTGATYNFFSELEAKRLGLKLEKDVGRMKAVNSKALATTGVAKGVKVKIDTWEGQTDLVVVHMDNFDVVLGMEFLTEKCAIPIPATGSLLIMGETPSMVPAKVIPPPGVKLLSALQFKKGVKKQEPTYVAVPTVFEETVEEIVPLEITRVLKMNGDVMLDKLPNDLPPRRGIDHQIELVPGAKPPTKAPYRMASPELEELRKQINELLEAGFIRPSKVPFGAPVLFQKKHDGSLRLCIDYMALNKVTVRNTYPIPLIADLFDQLSRAKYVTKLDLRSGYYQVRIADGDEPKTTCITRYGAFEF; the protein is encoded by the coding sequence atgggcgctgtccgcttgttgaatgctctcaagaagcatggcgaaaaagggaagaagaccctggggaagggGCTAATGTTTGTGGATGCCACCATCAATGACAAGCCGAACAAAAgtgtgatgattgatactggtgCCACTTACAACTTCTTCTCAGAACTCGAAGccaagcgactgggactaaaacTGGAGAAAGATGtaggccgcatgaaagcggtcaactcaAAGGCTTTAGCCACAACCGGAGTTGCTAAGGGCGTAAAAGTTaagatcgacacgtgggaggggcagactgacttagtGGTGGTTCATATGGATAActttgatgtagttttgggaatggaattCCTAACCGAGAAATGTGCCATCCCAATTCCTGCTACTGGGAGtttgctcataatgggagagactccttcaatggtgcctgcaaaggtgataccaccccctggtgtgaagcttctatcagctttacaatttaagaagggtgtgaagaaacaggagcccacttatgtagcggtacccaccgtgttcgaagaaacagtggaagagattgttccacttgaaattacgagggtcttgaagaTGAATGGGGACGTGATGCTAGATAAACTCCCCAATGACTTGCCGCCAagaagggggattgatcaccagatagagctggtgccgggagcgaaacctccaacaaaagcgccttacagaatggcatcccctgagctagaagagttaAGGAAGCAAATAAatgagttattggaggcaggcttcatcagaccgtcaaaggtgccatttggcgcacctgtgctattccagaagaaacacgatgggagcttgagactgtgcattgattatatggctctcaacaaggtgacagttcgcaacacctaccccatccctctgatcgctgatttgtttgaccagctaagTAGAGCCAAATATGTCACAAAGTTGGACctgagatcgggctattatcaggtgaggatcgcagatggggatgaaccaaagacaacgtgtattactcgatatggagcatttgagttttgA